One Papaver somniferum cultivar HN1 chromosome 10, ASM357369v1, whole genome shotgun sequence genomic window carries:
- the LOC113315558 gene encoding uncharacterized protein LOC113315558 produces the protein MAYFEYYAENSITPAYTYQEFPQHFVGDNKKWKIRQQGFAIARMYFVSPSAGELFYLRLLLVVVAGANSFEKLRTVKGELHYTFKKACIALGLLADDSEWLECLIEAVDIQTGSELRNLFKIILSDCNPTEPEILWAEFGLKICDDLPNRLKTVFDIPNPTDEQTLDYGLFLLDKLLRVGGKKLKDFSTMPRSKENWGKFFGNRLICEHRLLQSAIKEPELRRNIVGLNPEQLSAYTTITESVDKMDGRIASLFLVGGRTAHSTFKIPIEINEASVGTEPEEKIQLPSSVNRCRDMKELICKLYPRLSKLHPHSGTSGQLSEEELTERIILSARNDDVNEINMEVLDILEGETFTYLAADKLNPDESGKIPNFTNEFLQNLNPPGMPLFKLHLKVGCPVILMRNLAPSEGLCNGTRLLVTHCGRHVIQAKILTGHKKGETVLLPRISFQPSVQS, from the exons ATGGCTTACTTTGAGTATTATGCTGAAAATTCAATAACACCTGCATATACGTACCAAGAGTTCCCGCAGCACTTTGTGGGGgataataaaaagtggaaaattaGGCAACAGGGTTTCGCAATTGCTAGAATGTATTTTGTTTCTCCCAGCGCAGGAGAATTATTCTATTTGAGATTGTTATTGGTCGTTGTTGCAGGTGCCAATTCGTTTGAGAAACTAAGAACAGTAAAAGGTGAATTGCATTATACGTTCAAGAAAGCCTGCATAGCACTTGGATTACTAGCCGATGACAGCGAATGGCTAGAATGTCTTATAGAGGCCGTGGATATCCAAACAGGCAGCGAACTGAGGAATCTATTTAAGATCATCTTATCTGATTGTAACCCAACTGAACCAGAAATATTATGGGCGGAGTTTGGCTTGAAAATATGCGATGATCTTCCAAACAGATTGAAAACAGTGTTTGACATTCCAAATCCAACGGATGAACAGACACTGGATTATGGATTGTTTTTATTGGATAAATTGCTCCGTGTAGGAGGTAAAAAACTAAAAGATTTTTCTACAATGCCGCGATCGAAAGAAAATTGGGGTAAATTTTTTGGAAACAGGTTGATATGCGAACATAGGCTACTTCAGTCTGCAATAAAAGAACCAGAACTCCGGCGAAATATTGTAGGCTTAAACCCGGAACAATTGTCGGCGTACACCACAATAACAGAGTCTGTTGATAAAATGGATGGCC GTATTGCTTCATTATTTTTGGTGGGTGGTAGAACTGCCCATTCAACTTTTAAGATTCCGATAGAGATAAATGAAGCCAGT GTCGGGACAGAACCAGAAGAAAAAATTCAACTACCTTCATCGGTAAATAGATGCAGAGACATGAAGGAACTTATATGCAAGTTGTATCCCCGTTTGTCCAAATTGCATCCCCATTCAGGAACATCTGGTCAGCTATCAGAGGAAGAGCTGACTGAGAGAATAATTCTATCAGCGCGTAATGACGATGTTAATGAAATAAACATGGAAGTATTGGATATTTTAGAAGGGGAAACATTCACTTATTTGGCTGCGGACAAATTGAACCCAGACGAAAGCGGTAAAATCCCAAATTTCACTAATGAATTTCTACAAAATTTGAATCCGCCAGGGATGCCATTGTTCAAGCTACATCTTAAAGTTGGTTGTCCAGTTATCTTGATGAGAAATCTAGCTCCATCAGAGGGTCTTTGCAATGGTACTAGGCTGTTGGTAACTCATTGCGGTAGACATGTAATTCAGGCGAAGATTCTAACTGGGCACAAAAAAGGGGAGACCGTGTTGCTACCGAGAATATCGTTTCAACCATCGGTTCAGAGTTAA
- the LOC113317787 gene encoding uncharacterized protein LOC113317787: MPAKEAEAIYWQLFLYDPAHALSICEKRNPNLSREVLATIQDTLLQHNIFTPLYRQAHEILKDKHASSDKPVQVSLHFNENSDKRRYNLPAVEEVSIIVPEKPSDVTATRDILLHLKDGSGFTRIDECHPAYLPLHYVLLFPYGELGWSTELAQWDGKNYTDTRLSHMQFFDYRLFERKSEYSTILRGGKLFQEFLVDVWASTEQNRLDWLRFNQRKLRADHYASIIKMKEAGIMPNQGGTPCVLPSSHIGSPRHMYEIYQDSMAITRFNHHPDIFLTMTANPNWTKIKDELKQHQYASDRPDLVARVFELKRKTLMNEITKKNVFGEVVAHVHTIEFQKRGLPHMHALIFLEKSQKIRTVEQVDEFVSAEFPDEKEDPILFDTVRKCMVHGPCGDRDPEENVLKITPKNTMMLRA; this comes from the coding sequence ATGCCAGCAAAAGAAGCAGAAGCAATTTACTGGCAGTTGTTCTTATATGATCCAGCTCATGCATTGTCCATATGTGAAAAAAGAAATCCAAATCTAAGTAGAGAAGTTCTTGCGACAATTCAAGATACACTACTACAGCACAACATATTCACTCCATTATATCGCCAGGCACACGAAATTCTGAAAGATAAACATGCTTCATCTGATAAACCTGTCCAAGTTTCTCTTCATTTTAATGAGAATTCTGATAAGCGACGTTACAATCTTCCGGCTGTTGAAGAAGTATCTATCATCGTACCTGAAAAGCCTAGCGACGTAACGGCAACTCGCGATATTCTATTGCACCTAAAAGACGGAAGTGGATTCACAAGAATAGATGAATGTCATCCTGCATATCTACCTTTGCACTATGTTTTGTTATTCCCTTATGGTGAACTAGGGTGGAGCACCGAACTCGCGCAGTGGGACGGAAAAAACTACACAGATACAAGATTAAGTCATATGCAGTTCTTCGACTACAGACTCTTCGAGCGGAAATCAGAATATTCGACAATTCTGAGAGGAGGCAAGCTTTTCCAAGAATTCTTAGTGGATGTGTGGGCTTCGACTGAACAGAACCGTTTGGATTGGCTAAGGTTTAACCAAAGGAAGCTGCGCGCAGatcattatgcttccataataAAAATGAAAGAAGCTGGTATAATGCCTAATCAAGGAGGTACACCATGTGTTCTGCCATCATCACATATTGGAAGTCCAAGACACATGTATGAGATCTACCAAGACTCGATGGCAATTACACGGTTTAACCATCATCCTGATATTTTTCTGACAATGACTGCAAATCCGAACTGGACAAAAATAAAAGACGAGCTTAAACAACATCAATATGCATCGGATCGTCCTGATTTAGTGGCACgagtttttgaattgaaaagGAAAACATTGATGAATGAGATAACTAAAAAGAATGTGTTTGGAGAAGTTGTCGCACATGTGCATACCATTGAATTTCAGAAACGTGGACTACCGCATATGCACGCGCTAATATTCTTGGAGAAGTCACAGAAAATACGTACAGTTGAACAGGTAGACGAATTTGTTTCAGCCGAATTTCCTGATGAAAAAGAAGATCCAATACTCTTTGATACAGTGAGGAAATGTATGGTGCACGGACCATGTGGTGATAGGGATCCAGAGGAAAATGTACTAAAAATTACCCCAAAAAATACAATGATGCTACGTGCTTAG